One part of the Corynebacterium aurimucosum ATCC 700975 genome encodes these proteins:
- a CDS encoding Nif3-like dinuclear metal center hexameric protein, giving the protein MAERTTVGEIRRVIHEAYPPQLAEPWDAVGLVCGDPADEVNTVAFALDCTQEVADKAVELGAQMLVVHHPLLLRGVTSVAADTPKGKVIHTLIRNGVALLAAHTNADKARPGVNDKLAELVGIKPGRPIVPVEPYENLDEALGLGRVGELEGPVTLREFTQRVADALPETEWGVRAAGDPERLIKRVAVSSGSGDSFLDQVAELGVDVYVTSDLRHHPVDEHLRAAHLANPEGPAVVDTAHWASEFPWTTQARDIVEGALRVNTEIIDVRTDPWTISAHKEN; this is encoded by the coding sequence ATGGCAGAACGAACGACCGTTGGCGAGATCCGCCGCGTAATCCACGAGGCCTACCCGCCGCAGCTGGCCGAGCCCTGGGACGCCGTTGGCCTGGTGTGCGGTGACCCCGCGGACGAGGTGAATACCGTGGCCTTTGCCTTGGACTGCACCCAAGAGGTGGCAGACAAGGCCGTGGAGCTCGGCGCGCAGATGCTCGTGGTGCATCACCCGCTGCTTCTGCGCGGGGTGACTTCGGTGGCCGCGGATACCCCGAAGGGAAAGGTCATTCACACTCTTATCCGTAACGGTGTGGCCCTGTTGGCCGCGCACACCAACGCGGATAAAGCCCGCCCGGGTGTCAACGACAAGCTGGCTGAGCTCGTAGGGATCAAGCCCGGCCGCCCCATCGTCCCGGTGGAGCCCTATGAGAATCTCGATGAGGCCTTGGGGCTAGGGCGCGTGGGCGAGCTGGAGGGGCCGGTGACTCTTCGCGAATTCACCCAGCGCGTGGCCGATGCCCTTCCGGAAACTGAATGGGGAGTGCGCGCGGCCGGTGACCCGGAGCGCCTCATTAAGCGTGTAGCCGTCTCCAGCGGCTCGGGTGATTCCTTCCTGGACCAGGTCGCAGAACTCGGCGTGGATGTCTACGTCACCTCCGATTTGCGCCACCACCCAGTGGACGAGCACCTGCGCGCCGCGCACCTGGCTAATCCTGAAGGCCCAGCCGTGGTGGATACCGCTCACTGGGCCAGCGAATTTCCCTGGACCACCCAGGCGCGCGATATTGTGGAGGGCGCATTGCGCGTGAACACCGAGATCATCGATGTCCGCACCGACCCATGGACGATTTCTGCGCATAAGGAGAACTAA
- a CDS encoding SURF1 family protein → MLKTFLKPGWVLFLIFVVAFSYFSFTVLAPWQLNKDDQIVERNHLIEEAYEADPQPVTEVFSEDGSLHKEWERAEMTGHYLPEDEVLLRLRPVESAPGFQSLVPFETESGETFLVNRGWVPTDEGNSVPHIDPAPNDKVTIVGMARYNEREHTSAPIEEQGYTQVYSINTEQIAELVDVPLAHDYLQLSPDQPGELNALPVPKLDRGNHLSYGYQWIAFGVMAPLGFAYFVWSEIRERRRAREEEALMAEATAAAIGTGAGSPETGADTEAFEPDHEETSDKHPDATEPTAPTSTPAATTQPSRRSRSRYGSAKPDFYEKIRERGQERY, encoded by the coding sequence ATGCTCAAGACATTCCTCAAGCCTGGGTGGGTGCTCTTTCTCATCTTCGTCGTCGCCTTTTCCTATTTCTCTTTCACGGTGCTGGCACCATGGCAGCTGAATAAAGACGACCAGATTGTGGAGCGCAACCACCTCATTGAGGAAGCCTATGAGGCCGACCCCCAGCCGGTCACCGAGGTCTTTTCTGAGGATGGCTCCTTGCACAAGGAGTGGGAACGCGCGGAGATGACCGGCCACTACCTCCCGGAGGATGAGGTTCTCCTGCGCCTGCGCCCAGTGGAGTCCGCCCCGGGCTTCCAGTCACTGGTCCCCTTCGAAACCGAATCCGGTGAGACCTTTCTGGTCAACCGCGGCTGGGTGCCTACGGATGAGGGCAACTCTGTCCCCCACATCGATCCGGCCCCCAACGACAAAGTCACCATCGTGGGCATGGCGCGCTACAACGAGCGCGAGCACACTTCCGCCCCCATTGAGGAGCAGGGTTACACACAGGTCTACTCCATCAATACGGAGCAGATAGCAGAGCTTGTCGACGTCCCCCTCGCCCACGACTACCTCCAACTCTCCCCCGATCAGCCGGGTGAGCTGAATGCGCTGCCGGTGCCGAAATTGGACCGCGGCAATCACCTCTCCTACGGATACCAATGGATTGCCTTCGGCGTGATGGCGCCACTGGGCTTTGCCTACTTCGTGTGGTCAGAGATTCGGGAGCGCCGCCGCGCCCGCGAGGAGGAAGCCCTGATGGCGGAGGCGACTGCGGCAGCTATTGGCACCGGCGCCGGCTCCCCCGAGACGGGCGCAGACACTGAGGCCTTTGAGCCTGACCACGAAGAGACCTCCGACAAGCACCCTGATGCTACGGAGCCTACGGCCCCGACGTCGACGCCTGCAGCTACCACGCAGCCTTCGCGCCGCTCCCGCTCGCGCTATGGCTCCGCCAAGCCGGACTTCTACGAGAAGATCCGTGAGCGCGGTCAGGAGCGCTACTAG
- the aceE gene encoding pyruvate dehydrogenase (acetyl-transferring), homodimeric type → MADLDAHNGDSNFPIVRDGVAAYLHDSDPEETREWMDSLDGLLDSSDPERARYLMLRLLERATAKRVPLPSLTSSDFVNTIPTSLEPEFPGDEELEKRYRRWIRWNAAIMVHRAQRPGIGVGGHISTYAGAAPLYEVGLNHFFKGKDDPSGGDQVFFQGHASPGVYARAFMEGRLSEEDLDGFRQEHSRGEGNGLPSYPHPRLMPDFWEFPTVSMGLGPINAIYQARFNKYLETRGIKDTSKQHVWAFLGDGEMDEPESRGLLQMASLYELDNLTFVVNCNLQRLDGPVRGNTQIIQELESFFRGAGWSVIKIVWGRGWDKLLEADKDGALVNIMNTTSDGDYQTFKANDGAYVREHFFGRDERTLKLVEDMSDDEIWALRRGGHDYRKIYAAYDKALSYAGTGRPTVILAHTIKGYGLGHNFEGRNATHQMKKLTLEDLKLFRDKQGIPISDEQLEADPYLPPYYHPGKDAPEIKYMLERRKELGGFLPERRENFETLTTPDLSKLRSVRKGSGKQDVATTMALVRTFKELMRDKELGKRVVPIIPDEARTFGMDSWFPTLKIWNPRGQNYVPVDHDLMLSYREATDGQILHEGISEAGAAASFTAAATSYATQGEAMIPLYIFYSMFGFQRTGDAFWAAADQLGRGFIIGATAGRTTLTGEGLQHMDGHSPILASTNPAVEVYDPAFGYEIAHLVPRGIERMYGEDNEPIMYYITVYNEPVKQPAEPENLDVEGLHKGIYHYNTAESGSIPANILASGVGMYEALRAQEILAEDFDVKASLFSVTSWVKLARDGAARNQEALRKGTEPTEAFATSQLKGFEGPFVGVSDFATDLQEQIRPYVPGDYIVLGADGFGFSDTREGARRYFNIDAESIVVGVLEGLAREGKVERSTVEKAARELKLDDPTATTSTSSDED, encoded by the coding sequence ATGGCCGACTTGGACGCCCACAACGGCGACTCCAACTTTCCCATCGTTCGCGATGGCGTGGCAGCATACCTGCATGACTCCGACCCCGAGGAGACCCGCGAGTGGATGGACTCCCTCGACGGTCTTCTAGATTCTTCCGATCCGGAGCGCGCCCGCTACCTCATGCTGCGCCTTCTTGAGCGCGCTACCGCCAAGCGCGTGCCGTTGCCGTCGCTGACGTCCTCGGATTTTGTTAACACCATCCCTACCTCCCTGGAGCCAGAGTTCCCAGGCGATGAGGAGTTGGAGAAGCGCTACCGCCGCTGGATCCGCTGGAACGCGGCCATCATGGTGCACCGCGCACAGCGCCCGGGCATCGGCGTCGGTGGCCACATCTCCACCTACGCGGGTGCTGCCCCGCTCTATGAGGTGGGTCTGAACCACTTCTTCAAGGGCAAGGATGATCCCTCCGGTGGTGACCAGGTCTTCTTCCAGGGTCACGCTTCCCCGGGTGTCTACGCCCGCGCCTTCATGGAGGGCCGCCTGAGCGAGGAAGACCTCGACGGCTTCCGCCAGGAGCACTCCCGCGGCGAGGGCAATGGTCTGCCGTCCTACCCGCACCCACGCCTGATGCCGGACTTCTGGGAGTTCCCCACCGTGTCCATGGGCCTGGGCCCCATCAACGCCATCTACCAGGCACGCTTCAATAAGTACCTGGAAACCCGCGGCATCAAGGACACCTCCAAGCAGCATGTCTGGGCCTTCCTCGGCGACGGCGAGATGGATGAGCCGGAGTCCCGTGGTCTGCTGCAGATGGCTTCCCTCTATGAGCTGGATAACCTGACCTTCGTGGTGAACTGTAACCTGCAGCGTCTCGATGGTCCGGTGCGCGGTAACACCCAGATCATTCAGGAGCTGGAGTCCTTCTTCCGCGGTGCCGGCTGGTCCGTCATCAAGATTGTCTGGGGCCGCGGCTGGGACAAGCTGCTGGAAGCCGACAAGGACGGCGCCCTGGTCAACATCATGAACACCACGTCTGATGGTGACTACCAGACCTTCAAGGCTAACGACGGCGCCTACGTGCGCGAGCACTTCTTCGGCCGCGATGAGCGCACGCTCAAGCTGGTGGAAGACATGTCCGATGATGAGATTTGGGCACTGCGCCGCGGTGGCCACGACTACCGCAAGATCTACGCCGCATACGACAAGGCGTTGAGCTACGCTGGCACCGGCCGCCCGACGGTCATCCTGGCCCACACCATTAAGGGCTACGGCCTGGGCCACAACTTCGAGGGCCGCAACGCTACCCACCAGATGAAGAAGCTGACGCTGGAGGATCTCAAGCTCTTCCGCGATAAGCAGGGCATCCCGATCAGCGACGAGCAGCTCGAGGCCGATCCGTACCTGCCGCCGTACTACCACCCGGGCAAGGATGCTCCGGAGATCAAGTACATGCTGGAGCGTCGTAAAGAGCTGGGCGGCTTCCTGCCGGAGCGTCGTGAGAACTTCGAGACGCTGACCACCCCGGATCTGTCCAAGCTGCGCTCGGTCCGCAAGGGGTCCGGCAAGCAGGACGTCGCCACCACCATGGCGCTGGTGCGTACCTTCAAGGAGCTCATGCGCGACAAGGAGCTGGGCAAGCGCGTCGTGCCGATCATTCCGGATGAGGCCCGCACCTTCGGTATGGACTCTTGGTTCCCGACTCTCAAGATCTGGAACCCGCGTGGCCAGAACTACGTTCCGGTGGACCACGACCTCATGCTCTCCTACCGCGAGGCCACCGACGGCCAGATTCTGCACGAGGGCATTTCCGAGGCCGGTGCCGCAGCCTCCTTCACCGCGGCTGCTACCTCCTACGCCACCCAGGGCGAGGCGATGATTCCGCTGTACATCTTCTATTCGATGTTCGGTTTCCAGCGCACCGGCGATGCCTTCTGGGCTGCCGCCGACCAGCTGGGCCGCGGCTTCATCATCGGTGCGACCGCCGGCCGCACCACCCTGACCGGTGAGGGCCTGCAGCACATGGACGGCCACTCCCCGATCTTGGCGTCGACCAACCCGGCCGTGGAGGTCTACGACCCGGCCTTCGGCTACGAGATCGCTCACCTGGTTCCGCGCGGTATTGAGCGCATGTACGGCGAGGACAACGAGCCGATCATGTACTACATCACCGTGTACAACGAGCCGGTCAAGCAGCCTGCTGAGCCGGAGAACCTCGACGTCGAGGGCCTGCACAAGGGCATCTACCACTACAACACCGCCGAGTCCGGCTCCATCCCAGCCAACATCCTGGCCTCCGGTGTGGGCATGTACGAGGCCCTGCGCGCCCAGGAGATCCTGGCTGAGGACTTCGATGTCAAGGCTTCGCTGTTCTCCGTCACGTCTTGGGTCAAGCTGGCTCGCGACGGCGCCGCCCGCAACCAAGAGGCACTGCGCAAGGGCACGGAGCCGACCGAGGCTTTCGCCACCTCCCAGCTCAAGGGCTTCGAGGGACCGTTCGTTGGTGTCTCCGACTTCGCTACGGACCTGCAGGAGCAGATTCGCCCCTACGTCCCGGGCGACTACATCGTCTTGGGCGCAGATGGCTTCGGCTTCTCCGATACCCGCGAGGGTGCTCGCCGCTACTTCAACATTGACGCAGAGTCCATCGTCGTCGGCGTCCTCGAGGGCCTGGCCCGCGAGGGCAAGGTGGAGCGCAGCACCGTGGAGAAGGCGGCTCGCGAGCTGAAGCTCGATGACCCGACGGCCACCACCTCCACGTCCTCCGATGAGGACTAA
- a CDS encoding low molecular weight protein-tyrosine-phosphatase, which yields MTPPENDNQLHIVFVCTGNICRSPMAEIITRDAMETDMLDLLARVDSCGLGGWHVGQGADERAVAELRRGGHDGAGHQAAQLGEEHMDADLFVAMDTGHRDALLDRGIPQEKVRLMRSFDPNSPENASVEDPFYGTEEDFARTREEIDAAVPGLLEWIKTNHG from the coding sequence ATGACGCCTCCGGAGAACGACAACCAGCTCCACATCGTCTTCGTGTGCACGGGCAACATTTGCCGCTCACCCATGGCGGAAATCATTACCCGCGATGCCATGGAGACCGACATGCTCGATCTCCTCGCCCGCGTGGACTCCTGTGGCCTCGGTGGCTGGCACGTGGGCCAGGGCGCGGATGAGCGCGCCGTGGCAGAGCTGCGCCGCGGCGGCCACGATGGCGCCGGCCACCAGGCTGCCCAACTGGGCGAAGAGCACATGGACGCAGACCTCTTCGTGGCCATGGACACCGGCCACCGCGATGCCCTTTTGGATCGCGGCATCCCACAGGAGAAGGTGCGCCTCATGCGCAGCTTCGATCCAAACTCCCCGGAAAATGCCAGTGTGGAGGATCCTTTCTACGGCACGGAGGAGGATTTCGCCCGCACCCGCGAGGAGATTGATGCCGCCGTTCCGGGGCTGCTCGAGTGGATAAAGACGAACCACGGCTAG
- a CDS encoding bifunctional RNase H/acid phosphatase, whose product MKLVIFADGGSRGNPGIAGSGTAVYNEDRSQLLREIAYVVGQKSTNNVAEYHGLLRGLEAAVELGADEVEFYMDSKLVVEQMNGRWKIKHPDMQKLAIEARRLLDQIPSFSLEWVPRAKNSVADALSNVAMDAAAKGDPAGILDMGSGDGAEADAADSQDASGEVGGTSASTASSTAADWRSECGPATRFILLRHGQTAMSAAKQYSGRANPELTELGKKQALAAAQALADTHIDAVVCSPLRRCQQTAAAVVKGRDLRVETVEDLIEVDFGRWEGKTFAEADAADPELHARWLKDTSVACPGGESLRAVHRRVSAARRELQQRFEGQTVLVVSHVNPIKSFVRQALDSGPQTPNHLFLELASVSEVEFFDGGSTLHRFNDVGHLGALR is encoded by the coding sequence ATGAAGCTAGTCATCTTCGCTGACGGCGGCTCCCGCGGCAACCCCGGGATCGCCGGTTCTGGCACTGCAGTCTACAACGAGGACCGCTCGCAGCTGCTTAGGGAAATCGCCTACGTCGTGGGGCAGAAGTCCACCAATAACGTGGCCGAATACCACGGCCTGCTGCGCGGCCTTGAGGCAGCGGTGGAACTGGGCGCGGACGAGGTGGAGTTCTACATGGACTCCAAGCTCGTGGTGGAGCAGATGAACGGGCGCTGGAAGATCAAGCACCCGGACATGCAGAAGCTGGCCATCGAGGCGCGCCGCCTGCTGGATCAGATTCCTAGCTTCAGCCTCGAGTGGGTCCCGCGCGCGAAGAACTCCGTGGCCGATGCGCTTTCCAACGTGGCGATGGACGCCGCCGCAAAGGGCGATCCCGCGGGCATCCTCGACATGGGTTCCGGCGACGGCGCTGAGGCCGACGCTGCGGATAGTCAGGATGCCAGCGGGGAGGTCGGGGGGACGTCGGCAAGCACGGCGTCCTCCACCGCGGCCGACTGGCGCTCCGAGTGTGGCCCGGCCACCCGCTTCATCCTGCTGCGCCACGGTCAGACGGCGATGTCCGCCGCCAAGCAGTACTCCGGGCGCGCAAACCCTGAGCTGACCGAGCTGGGCAAGAAGCAAGCGCTCGCCGCCGCCCAAGCCTTGGCCGATACCCACATCGATGCCGTGGTGTGCTCGCCGCTGCGCCGCTGCCAGCAGACGGCCGCGGCCGTGGTTAAGGGCAGGGACCTGCGCGTGGAAACCGTCGAGGACCTCATTGAGGTGGATTTCGGGCGCTGGGAAGGCAAGACCTTCGCCGAAGCCGATGCCGCTGACCCCGAGCTCCACGCGCGCTGGCTGAAGGATACGTCCGTGGCCTGCCCGGGCGGGGAGTCCCTCCGCGCGGTGCACCGCCGCGTGAGTGCTGCGCGCCGCGAGCTGCAGCAGCGCTTTGAAGGGCAGACCGTCCTTGTGGTCTCTCACGTCAACCCCATCAAGTCCTTCGTGCGCCAGGCTCTCGATTCCGGCCCGCAGACTCCCAACCACCTTTTCCTGGAGCTGGCTTCTGTGAGTGAGGTCGAATTCTTCGACGGCGGCAGCACCCTGCACCGTTTCAACGATGTGGGGCATCTGGGCGCGCTGCGATAA
- a CDS encoding DUF3052 domain-containing protein — protein sequence MTSTTSSEGTQRVTGFAAKLGIEEGQIALELGWDEDCDSTISESIEDVLGEDFLEEETDELCDLVLLWWRAEDGDLVDGLVDATRPLGDSGRIWLLTPGAGKPGNLEPGEISESAQLAGLVQTKAERLGEWQGSCLVARGYTKKP from the coding sequence ATGACATCAACTACTTCATCGGAAGGAACTCAACGAGTGACGGGATTCGCAGCCAAGCTCGGCATCGAGGAGGGCCAGATTGCCCTAGAACTTGGTTGGGACGAAGACTGTGACTCCACGATTTCTGAGTCCATCGAGGACGTGTTGGGGGAGGACTTCCTCGAGGAAGAGACCGACGAGTTGTGCGACCTTGTGCTGCTGTGGTGGCGCGCGGAGGACGGCGACTTGGTCGATGGGCTGGTGGATGCCACCCGTCCCTTGGGCGATTCCGGCCGCATCTGGCTGCTGACCCCGGGTGCTGGAAAGCCAGGCAACCTGGAGCCGGGTGAGATCTCCGAATCCGCACAGCTGGCCGGCCTCGTACAGACCAAGGCCGAGCGCCTCGGCGAGTGGCAGGGTTCCTGCCTCGTGGCCCGCGGCTACACCAAGAAGCCCTAA
- a CDS encoding zinc ribbon domain-containing protein, whose protein sequence is MKLPQDLQTILLELATLERSQALGGTPAIPEQEEYEKAQAAHARLVDASGSAQLAVDDMEMEILRIQADERKLRQRERDDKAQLGAATDPETRKDLEHDLYAAKSRIADLMSELQEAHNEIHALRANLDVYGAKVSDSERKLEALKRAAEAAQEAVANRPDPQVRIGELREQLPADIVAEYETVREENGVGAAAFTGRACGGCFIVLPPAEQNAVRNAAADELPQCSDCGSYLVRPAS, encoded by the coding sequence ATGAAACTGCCACAGGACCTGCAGACCATCCTGCTGGAGCTGGCCACCCTCGAGCGCTCCCAGGCGCTTGGTGGAACCCCCGCCATCCCGGAGCAAGAGGAATACGAGAAGGCTCAGGCCGCACACGCCCGGCTTGTCGACGCCTCCGGCTCCGCCCAGCTCGCCGTCGACGATATGGAGATGGAGATCCTGCGCATCCAGGCTGATGAGCGCAAGCTGCGCCAGCGCGAGCGCGATGACAAGGCACAGCTTGGCGCCGCGACCGACCCGGAGACCCGCAAGGACTTGGAACACGATCTCTATGCGGCTAAGTCCCGCATCGCGGATCTCATGAGCGAGCTGCAGGAAGCCCACAACGAAATTCACGCCCTGCGTGCCAACCTGGATGTCTACGGCGCGAAGGTCTCCGATTCCGAGCGCAAGCTCGAAGCGCTCAAGCGCGCGGCCGAAGCCGCCCAGGAGGCCGTGGCGAACCGACCGGATCCGCAGGTGCGCATTGGCGAGCTGCGCGAGCAGCTGCCCGCGGACATCGTGGCGGAGTACGAGACCGTGCGCGAAGAAAACGGTGTGGGTGCGGCGGCCTTTACTGGTCGCGCTTGCGGTGGCTGCTTCATCGTGTTGCCACCGGCCGAGCAGAACGCGGTGCGCAATGCTGCGGCCGACGAGCTTCCGCAGTGCAGCGACTGCGGCTCCTACCTGGTACGCCCGGCCTCATGA